From the genome of Maridesulfovibrio ferrireducens, one region includes:
- a CDS encoding queuosine precursor transporter, with the protein MLSSTFERKAFTLLTCLFISSLVIAAVVSTKIISIFGFYAPAGVLAYSLTFIASDIISEIWGKERANEVIHCGFIALLAAIFLSWAALHWTPAPFWNGQDGFASVLANTPRIVLASLIAYSVSQTHDVWLFHLLRKKMDGKHLWLRNNLSTVTSQLIDSTIFVTIAFYGILPVTEIILGQWMAKTAIALLDTPLVYLGVSVLKRQNRLCTAS; encoded by the coding sequence ATGCTCTCCTCAACCTTTGAACGCAAAGCGTTCACTCTTCTTACGTGCCTTTTTATCAGCTCACTTGTCATAGCCGCTGTAGTATCTACCAAGATAATCAGCATCTTCGGATTTTACGCTCCAGCTGGAGTCCTCGCCTATTCTCTAACTTTCATCGCTTCTGACATCATAAGCGAAATATGGGGAAAAGAAAGAGCAAATGAGGTCATCCACTGCGGCTTTATCGCACTTTTAGCTGCCATCTTCCTGTCATGGGCGGCACTTCACTGGACTCCGGCCCCTTTCTGGAACGGTCAGGACGGCTTTGCCAGTGTGCTGGCAAACACTCCAAGAATTGTGCTGGCATCTCTCATAGCATACTCGGTAAGCCAAACTCACGATGTCTGGCTGTTCCACCTGCTTCGTAAAAAAATGGACGGAAAACATTTATGGCTGAGAAACAACCTGTCAACGGTCACATCTCAGTTGATAGACTCTACCATTTTCGTGACAATTGCTTTTTACGGGATTTTACCGGTTACGGAGATTATTCTGGGACAATGGATGGCCAAAACAGCCATAGCTCTTTTAGACACCCCCTTAGTCTACTTAGGCGTTTCAGTTCTTAAGCGGCAGAACAGGCTCTGCACCGCTTCATAA
- a CDS encoding substrate-binding domain-containing protein produces MSSSYKNYYFIILTVFLLVSAIHLPTAKAADYYLLEDFYKLNSDEISKTTDFNELIKKDSPPPLNKNLTVSIAMVYPGKQISDYWNRSSKSFLLRLKQHGITPQIHSFFLKPTATFREQNTVFKEALATDPNYLIFTIDTLRHQRMIEPLLIKNKPKIILQNITTPLKAWTDKQPMMYIGFDHVTGSQMLAEYFAEKTYGNGRYAILLPDPGYLSEVRGKTFVSYMDNNTNLELVSVYQTGINKEKARLATLAIIEKNPDIKFIYACSTDIALGAIEALRKKNMIGKIMVNGWGGGSSELKAIQKGEMDVTVMRINDDNGVAMADAVILDMLGESKKLPLIFSGRLELIEKGINPQKLDLLKNKSFRYSGRAED; encoded by the coding sequence ATGAGCTCATCATATAAAAACTATTATTTCATAATACTGACAGTATTCTTACTGGTTAGCGCTATACACCTTCCCACAGCAAAGGCCGCAGACTACTATCTTCTTGAAGATTTTTATAAATTAAATTCAGACGAAATTTCTAAAACAACTGATTTTAATGAATTGATTAAAAAAGACTCTCCTCCTCCCTTAAATAAAAACTTAACCGTCTCGATCGCAATGGTATATCCAGGCAAACAGATTTCTGATTACTGGAACAGAAGCAGTAAATCTTTTCTCTTACGTCTGAAGCAACATGGCATCACACCTCAAATACACTCTTTTTTCTTAAAACCCACAGCAACATTCCGCGAGCAGAATACCGTCTTCAAAGAAGCATTAGCAACTGATCCGAATTATCTTATTTTCACGATTGATACCCTCAGACATCAAAGAATGATTGAACCTCTTTTAATTAAGAACAAACCTAAAATAATACTCCAGAACATAACAACACCTCTTAAAGCATGGACCGACAAACAACCCATGATGTATATTGGATTTGACCATGTAACCGGCTCCCAAATGCTTGCTGAATATTTTGCTGAAAAAACATATGGAAACGGGCGTTATGCAATACTTCTTCCCGACCCGGGATATCTCAGCGAAGTAAGAGGGAAAACTTTTGTTTCTTACATGGATAACAATACAAATCTTGAGCTTGTTTCGGTCTATCAAACTGGAATAAATAAAGAAAAGGCAAGGCTTGCCACTCTAGCTATCATTGAAAAAAATCCTGACATAAAATTTATTTACGCTTGTTCTACAGATATAGCCTTAGGAGCTATAGAGGCCCTCCGCAAAAAAAATATGATCGGGAAAATTATGGTTAACGGATGGGGGGGAGGATCTTCTGAACTCAAGGCTATCCAGAAAGGAGAAATGGATGTAACTGTAATGCGAATAAACGATGACAATGGAGTTGCAATGGCGGACGCTGTCATTCTTGATATGTTAGGAGAATCTAAAAAATTACCTCTTATTTTTTCAGGTAGACTTGAGCTTATAGAAAAAGGAATCAATCCTCAAAAATTGGACCTCCTAAAAAATAAAAGTTTCCGTTACTCAGGACGTGCTGAGGATTAA
- a CDS encoding helix-turn-helix transcriptional regulator produces MNEYIEAKAKVFKALGHPSRLVIVEALCSGELCVCDIVPLVGRDISTVSKHLSLLKEAGILKDSKRGTNVYYSLLMDCVPGFLNCLSEFLGKRLEKQVKDYASNSIKKL; encoded by the coding sequence GTGAATGAATATATTGAAGCTAAGGCGAAAGTGTTTAAAGCGTTGGGCCATCCTAGCAGGCTTGTGATTGTAGAAGCGCTTTGTTCCGGAGAGCTTTGCGTTTGTGACATCGTTCCGCTTGTGGGTCGCGATATTTCTACTGTCTCTAAGCACCTGTCCTTATTGAAAGAGGCGGGAATTCTTAAAGACAGTAAACGCGGGACGAATGTGTATTATAGTCTTTTGATGGATTGTGTTCCCGGGTTTTTGAATTGTCTGAGTGAGTTTCTCGGCAAGAGGCTTGAAAAGCAGGTTAAAGATTACGCTTCAAACTCGATTAAGAAGTTATAA
- a CDS encoding diguanylate cyclase, with the protein MDEKAKILVVDDERLNLNVLADLLRQDYKVILAKNANQALDRINAEFPPDLILLDVVMPEMDGYALLHKIKEQELSKNIPVIFITALDSKQDEARGLEMGAVDYIHKPFHPSIVKARIKNHLIISRQRKLLEGLANLDGLTEMPNRRSFEIAVEKEWRRCLRSGDVISLAMLDVDCFKQYNDNYGHAAGDEALRNVANVLTREIKRPADLAARFGGEEFVILLPETDAEGAKFKAEKVRAAVEALQVVHGFSSAGQFLTVSIGGVTVSPSMSSKPLDMTVGADSMLYEAKRRGRNMVLWTDLS; encoded by the coding sequence ATGGATGAAAAAGCAAAAATTTTAGTTGTGGATGATGAGCGCCTGAACCTCAATGTTCTTGCTGACTTATTACGGCAGGACTATAAAGTTATACTGGCAAAAAATGCTAATCAGGCTTTAGATCGTATAAATGCGGAGTTTCCTCCCGACCTTATTTTGCTTGATGTGGTTATGCCGGAAATGGACGGCTATGCTTTGCTGCATAAGATTAAAGAGCAGGAATTATCTAAAAATATTCCGGTTATTTTCATAACAGCTCTTGATTCAAAGCAGGACGAAGCTCGCGGGCTGGAAATGGGCGCTGTTGATTACATTCATAAGCCTTTTCATCCGTCCATTGTAAAAGCCAGAATTAAGAATCACCTCATAATTTCCAGACAGCGAAAACTCCTTGAAGGATTAGCAAATCTTGACGGACTGACGGAGATGCCTAATCGTCGGAGTTTTGAAATTGCGGTGGAAAAAGAATGGCGTAGATGTCTGCGGTCAGGAGATGTAATCTCTCTTGCTATGCTGGATGTGGATTGTTTTAAGCAGTACAACGATAACTATGGGCATGCTGCAGGTGATGAAGCTCTGAGAAACGTCGCCAATGTTCTTACTCGTGAGATAAAGCGTCCGGCTGATCTTGCAGCTCGTTTCGGAGGAGAGGAGTTTGTTATTCTGTTGCCGGAGACTGATGCTGAAGGAGCTAAATTTAAAGCAGAAAAGGTGCGCGCGGCGGTTGAGGCTTTACAAGTTGTTCATGGATTTTCTTCTGCGGGGCAATTCCTGACAGTCAGCATTGGCGGGGTAACGGTATCTCCTTCAATGTCGTCAAAGCCGCTGGATATGACTGTGGGGGCAGATTCTATGTTGTATGAAGCTAAACGCCGCGGTAGAAATATGGTTTTATGGACTGATCTGAGCTGA
- a CDS encoding PAS domain S-box protein, with translation MINLNKLLKKGPLRLTSQIIIPMLGLLLIMVIFIFSWSFYLSKSTLENELALDIEKTESIIGLSLDNTLGDIKDDLIELSISPDFKGALVTGDSDFIEQQLYNFLSSKQGYLLDILDVFKGGERWVNAGIVEIPVIQLKTKHKNALTTLPTWTHLSFRTRDNIKTILVCAVPVTNDQTGEVVGILYGGIDLNSNVSFLDNLKKTSSAIDAVLISKKRVLISTSNPSGETISELISWAHNALPGNFVVKENLIFSTIQLLSNQAESPLLFSFSRINPSFQSLKLGFMKSLGMMLSLAILLSFSTAWIMQKRILTALKKLTDYADSVVKGTSDASFIKGQVKEFNQLGETLETMVENLHEKSTYISKLFSSAKAPIINCDLHGKIMDMNPAAEKLAKFSHKNFHGNALIEFFPPEYSQDVEQYLARAASGQNPPIVEIPILTKSGEKPFFAWTFSPVKMDPNGRANFILLQGQDITENKNAVKKALESEARLRQIIDLLPQEIFANDIHGKFLLVNENKAERLQKSTDNITGKNLTEVIDNHDDVTRILGDNERVVERNEKLSIEESYLDKDRNIHWLETTKVPYTSTATNTPAILTISMDITRIKEAESTLQHMNKELVERVSMRTIELENANTALVKSMDELRQTQNKLVETEKMASLGELVAGIAHEVNTPLGIGVTGTSYLKEITDNLQTQFSDNSLKKSDLEKYIATSSVALINIVKNLDRSAKLISDFKQLAVDQSSEDLRNINLLDYIQGILISLKPKLKGHNHTLEVKCPEDIDITISPGSLMLVISNLITNSLTHAFPNNKQGLITIEAKKSGNGILFKYSDDGIGMDNEQLLKIYDPFYTTKRSSGSTGLGMHLVYNLVTRALKGRIECESTLGEGTSFNIWFPTDSSQEPEEQYL, from the coding sequence ATGATTAACTTGAACAAACTTCTCAAGAAAGGCCCGCTCAGGCTTACATCCCAAATAATCATTCCTATGCTTGGACTGCTTCTTATTATGGTAATTTTTATTTTTTCATGGTCCTTTTACCTCTCTAAATCAACCCTTGAAAATGAGCTGGCTCTTGATATTGAAAAAACCGAAAGTATTATAGGACTTTCTCTGGATAACACTCTTGGGGATATAAAAGATGATTTAATTGAATTATCAATATCTCCAGACTTCAAGGGAGCGCTTGTCACAGGAGATTCAGATTTTATTGAACAACAATTATATAACTTTCTAAGTTCTAAACAAGGATATCTTTTGGATATTCTTGACGTATTCAAGGGGGGAGAGCGCTGGGTTAATGCCGGAATTGTTGAAATACCTGTCATTCAGCTCAAAACAAAACATAAAAATGCTCTTACAACATTACCCACGTGGACTCATTTATCATTCAGAACACGAGACAATATTAAAACAATTCTGGTTTGTGCTGTACCTGTCACCAATGATCAAACCGGAGAAGTTGTTGGAATACTTTATGGAGGGATCGACTTAAATTCTAATGTTTCTTTTTTAGACAATTTAAAAAAAACATCCTCCGCCATTGACGCGGTACTGATAAGCAAAAAAAGAGTACTGATCAGCACCAGCAATCCTTCCGGCGAAACCATCAGTGAGCTCATCAGCTGGGCCCATAATGCTTTGCCAGGAAATTTTGTAGTTAAAGAAAATCTCATATTTTCTACAATACAACTACTTTCGAATCAGGCTGAAAGCCCTTTGCTTTTCAGTTTTTCACGAATCAACCCCTCATTTCAATCTCTTAAACTGGGTTTTATGAAAAGCTTGGGGATGATGCTCTCGCTTGCGATACTACTCTCTTTCAGTACTGCATGGATAATGCAAAAACGAATTCTCACAGCACTAAAGAAACTGACTGATTACGCTGATTCGGTTGTAAAAGGAACCAGCGATGCTTCTTTTATAAAAGGACAAGTAAAGGAATTCAACCAGCTAGGGGAAACCCTTGAAACAATGGTTGAAAATCTACATGAAAAAAGCACATATATATCCAAACTTTTTTCATCTGCCAAAGCTCCAATAATCAACTGTGATCTTCACGGTAAAATTATGGATATGAATCCTGCCGCTGAAAAACTGGCTAAATTTTCACATAAAAATTTTCATGGAAATGCTCTGATAGAGTTCTTCCCTCCCGAGTATTCACAAGATGTGGAGCAATACTTGGCGCGAGCCGCATCGGGACAAAATCCACCAATCGTTGAAATACCTATACTGACAAAATCAGGAGAGAAACCTTTTTTTGCGTGGACTTTCTCACCTGTAAAAATGGACCCGAATGGAAGAGCTAATTTCATATTGCTGCAGGGACAGGACATTACTGAAAACAAAAATGCGGTAAAAAAAGCTCTTGAAAGCGAAGCTAGACTTAGACAAATTATTGATCTTCTTCCTCAAGAAATATTTGCAAATGACATCCATGGCAAATTCCTTCTGGTAAATGAAAACAAAGCTGAAAGACTGCAGAAATCCACCGATAATATTACCGGGAAAAACTTAACCGAAGTCATAGATAACCATGATGATGTCACACGAATATTAGGTGATAACGAAAGAGTTGTAGAGCGAAATGAAAAGCTTTCAATCGAAGAAAGCTATCTGGACAAGGACAGAAATATACACTGGCTTGAAACAACAAAAGTACCCTATACATCAACAGCAACTAATACACCGGCTATTCTTACTATATCCATGGATATAACCCGCATAAAAGAAGCAGAAAGCACACTCCAGCATATGAATAAGGAGCTGGTGGAAAGAGTTTCCATGCGGACAATTGAACTTGAGAATGCAAACACAGCTCTGGTAAAATCAATGGATGAATTACGCCAGACCCAAAATAAACTTGTTGAAACAGAAAAAATGGCCTCACTGGGAGAACTGGTCGCAGGCATAGCGCACGAAGTAAATACCCCACTGGGTATCGGTGTAACTGGAACTTCCTACTTGAAAGAAATAACCGACAATCTGCAAACACAATTTTCAGATAATTCCTTGAAAAAGTCAGACCTTGAAAAATATATCGCTACGAGTTCCGTTGCGCTTATAAACATTGTGAAAAACCTTGACAGATCCGCAAAATTAATAAGTGACTTCAAACAGTTAGCTGTAGACCAGTCATCAGAAGACCTGCGAAATATTAATCTTCTGGATTATATCCAAGGAATACTTATATCCCTGAAACCCAAACTTAAAGGTCATAATCACACGTTGGAAGTAAAATGCCCTGAGGACATCGATATCACAATTTCTCCCGGCTCTCTCATGCTGGTAATTTCGAACCTTATAACCAACTCTCTGACTCATGCTTTTCCGAACAACAAACAAGGATTAATAACAATTGAAGCAAAAAAGAGCGGTAATGGAATTCTTTTCAAATATTCAGATGACGGGATAGGCATGGATAATGAACAACTACTCAAAATATATGATCCCTTTTACACTACAAAGCGAAGCTCCGGCAGCACGGGACTGGGGATGCATCTAGTATACAACCTTGTGACCAGAGCTCTAAAAGGAAGGATCGAGTGCGAAAGTACTTTAGGAGAAGGAACATCCTTCAACATCTGGTTCCCTACGGACAGTTCGCAGGAACCTGAAGAACAATATCTTTAA
- the queF gene encoding preQ(1) synthase, with amino-acid sequence MKTTKSQDKTDALKTLGKGGATNYNYDSPSPEILEIFPNNFPGRPYIISIEFPEYTSPCPVTGQPDFANIIVEYIPDEVCVESKSFKLYMGAYRNHQSFMETITNNILDDFVSRLSPLWMRVKGIFSPRGGTCLHVFAEHYNEDSTQFVKVCDIVHEWKIESGRHRS; translated from the coding sequence ATGAAAACGACTAAAAGCCAAGACAAGACTGATGCATTGAAAACTCTCGGAAAGGGAGGCGCCACCAATTATAACTATGATTCTCCCAGTCCTGAAATTCTTGAGATCTTTCCGAATAATTTCCCGGGCAGGCCCTATATCATAAGCATAGAATTTCCTGAGTACACTTCGCCTTGTCCTGTAACCGGACAGCCTGACTTTGCGAATATCATCGTGGAATATATTCCTGACGAAGTGTGCGTTGAATCCAAAAGTTTTAAGCTTTACATGGGGGCATACCGCAATCATCAGTCTTTTATGGAAACAATTACCAATAATATTCTGGATGATTTTGTCAGCCGTCTTTCTCCACTGTGGATGAGAGTTAAAGGTATTTTTTCTCCGCGCGGCGGTACGTGTCTTCACGTTTTTGCAGAGCATTACAACGAAGACAGCACACAGTTTGTAAAGGTCTGTGATATTGTCCACGAGTGGAAAATCGAGTCTGGAAGACACCGTTCATAA